One genomic window of Polaromonas sp. SP1 includes the following:
- a CDS encoding AMP nucleosidase, which produces MPYLPPFIAPTRYKDPAAALAQVRAIYDQQIAHLRDAMQRYVAGETLPGHVRACYPFVRIHTDTVARAILETPDISQLSFGFVAGPGRFETTLTRPDLYGNYYLEQFRLLMQNHDVELEIGTSTQPIPIHFSFAENDHIEGSMDASRRMLMRDVFDLPDLGAMDDGIANGTYEPLPGEPQPLSLFTAARVDYSLQRLRHYTGTSPHWFQNFVLFTNYQFYIDEFVRLGHEAMADPNSEYIAFIEPGNVVTRRTGLPAAPGDELGVQPPRLPQMPGYHLLRADRTGITMVNIGVGPANAKNITDHIAVLRPHAWIMLGHCAGLRNSQQLGDYVLAHGYVREDHVLDEELPLWVPIPALAEIQKALEQAVEDVTQAVGPDLKRIMRTGTVASTDNRNWELLPGNQPQRRFSQSRAVALDMESATIAANGFRFRVPYGTLLCVSDKPLHGEIKLPGMANHFYRERVDQHLRIGIRAVELLRAEGITQLHSRKLRSFSEVAFQ; this is translated from the coding sequence ATGCCCTACCTCCCTCCTTTCATCGCCCCTACCCGATACAAAGACCCGGCCGCCGCGCTGGCCCAGGTTCGTGCCATTTACGACCAGCAGATCGCCCACCTGCGCGATGCGATGCAGCGTTATGTGGCCGGCGAAACCCTGCCCGGCCATGTGCGCGCCTGCTACCCCTTCGTGCGCATCCACACCGACACGGTGGCCCGCGCCATCCTGGAAACACCGGACATTTCGCAACTGAGCTTCGGCTTCGTCGCCGGGCCCGGCCGCTTTGAAACCACGCTGACGCGGCCCGACCTGTATGGCAATTACTACCTGGAGCAGTTCCGCCTGCTGATGCAGAACCACGATGTGGAGCTCGAGATCGGCACCAGCACGCAGCCCATCCCCATCCATTTTTCGTTTGCCGAAAACGACCACATCGAAGGCAGCATGGATGCGTCTCGCCGCATGCTGATGCGCGACGTGTTCGACCTGCCCGATCTGGGCGCGATGGACGACGGCATTGCCAACGGCACGTATGAACCCCTGCCCGGCGAACCGCAGCCGCTATCGCTGTTCACCGCGGCCCGTGTTGACTATTCGCTGCAGCGCCTGCGCCATTACACGGGCACCTCGCCGCACTGGTTCCAGAACTTTGTGCTGTTCACCAACTACCAGTTCTACATCGACGAGTTTGTGCGCCTGGGCCATGAAGCAATGGCCGACCCCAACAGCGAGTACATCGCCTTCATCGAGCCCGGCAATGTGGTGACGCGCCGCACCGGCCTGCCTGCGGCGCCCGGCGACGAGCTCGGCGTGCAGCCGCCGCGTCTGCCGCAAATGCCGGGCTACCACCTGCTGCGCGCCGACCGCACCGGCATCACCATGGTCAACATTGGTGTCGGCCCGGCCAACGCCAAGAACATCACCGACCACATTGCGGTGCTGCGCCCGCACGCCTGGATCATGCTGGGCCACTGCGCCGGCCTGCGCAACAGCCAGCAGCTGGGCGACTACGTGCTGGCCCACGGCTATGTACGTGAAGACCATGTGCTGGACGAAGAGCTGCCGCTGTGGGTGCCGATCCCCGCGCTGGCCGAAATCCAGAAGGCGCTGGAGCAGGCGGTGGAAGACGTGACACAGGCCGTCGGGCCGGACCTCAAACGCATCATGCGTACCGGCACGGTAGCCTCTACCGACAACCGCAACTGGGAACTGCTGCCCGGCAACCAGCCGCAGCGCCGCTTCAGCCAGAGCCGCGCGGTGGCGCTCGACATGGAAAGCGCAACGATTGCCGCCAACGGTTTTCGCTTTCGCGTTCCCTATGGAACGCTTCTGTGCGTCAGCGACAAACCGCTGCACGGCGAGATCAAGCTGCCCGGCATGGCCAACCACTTCTACCGCGAGCGCGTAGACCAGCACCTGCGCATCGGCATACGCGCTGTCGAGTTGCTGCGCGCCGAAGGCATCACCCAGCTGCACAGCCGCAAGCTGCGCAGTTTCTCGGAAGTGGCCTTCCAGTAA
- the ddpX gene encoding D-alanyl-D-alanine dipeptidase → MDPQPPLILITAPTHGVEIDLIYASDKNFTGKVIYESALCFLHPQAEAGLRKAIAAARGMGFQLKIFDAFRPQEAQEALWAVAPNPAYIADPAKGSNHTRGVAVDLTLVGADGQALDMGTPVDTMSTASHHFHAAHPVEIQLNRMKLLTIMLEAGFVHHPNEWWHYQLPDAKQFPLIDSHAFMHCAARADTAQA, encoded by the coding sequence ATGGACCCGCAGCCGCCCCTCATCCTGATCACCGCACCCACCCACGGCGTCGAGATCGACCTGATCTACGCCAGCGACAAGAACTTCACCGGCAAGGTGATTTATGAAAGTGCGCTGTGTTTTTTGCACCCGCAGGCCGAAGCCGGCTTGCGCAAGGCCATCGCCGCAGCGCGGGGCATGGGCTTTCAGCTGAAGATCTTTGACGCCTTCCGGCCCCAGGAGGCGCAAGAGGCGCTGTGGGCCGTGGCGCCCAACCCGGCCTACATCGCCGACCCGGCCAAAGGCTCCAACCACACGCGCGGCGTGGCCGTTGACCTCACCCTGGTGGGCGCCGACGGGCAGGCGCTGGACATGGGCACGCCGGTCGACACCATGAGCACGGCGTCGCACCACTTTCATGCCGCGCACCCGGTGGAGATCCAGCTCAACCGCATGAAGCTGTTGACCATCATGCTGGAAGCGGGCTTTGTGCACCACCCGAATGAATGGTGGCACTACCAGTTGCCGGACGCGAAACAGTTTCCGCTGATTGACAGCCACGCCTTCATGCACTGCGCGGCGCGCGCTGATACCGCGCAGGCTTAA